One window of Scheffersomyces stipitis CBS 6054 chromosome 1, whole genome shotgun sequence genomic DNA carries:
- the PHO89 gene encoding Na+/Pi symporter (Phosphate permease PHO89 (Na(+)/Pi cotransporter PHO89)) gives MYLHQFDYIFAIGMLFAFLDAWNIGANDVANSFASSVSSRSLKYWQAMILAALCELLGAVLAGSRVSDTIRNKIVDVTIFKNDPASLMITMACALVGSSVWLSIATSIGMPVSTTHSIVGAVIGSSIAAKGGQHIHWGWSGVSQIIASWFIAPILAGCFATIVFLISKFFVLDIKDSRRQLRHSMLLGPVLVFVAFAILTMLIVWKGSPKLGLSNLPTGTILAAIFGTAAVAMGVYILFLFPYYRRKLVHEDWTLKWYDIFRGPIFFFKSTDDIPPMPEGHELTIDYYEGRRYDEAGNRIALRTSKNTPVEQATASIESSDLEKKDGDVVENGDIVEKIEPVEEKKQTTRQLWWSLLKQPSKWPYLLWLVLSHGFTQDVINNQNKQDMLTGDLSGMHQRSKYYPNKIEYMYSILQAITAGTMSFAHGSNDIANAAGPLSTIYLIWTTNKVDSKAPVPLWVLGYTAAALVIGCWTYGYRIMANLGNKLILQSPSRGFSIELGAAVTTVIASQLAIPVSTTQSAVGATVFIGLCNMELKTVNWRMVLWCYLGWIFTLPCAGLIAGLINGIIIHAPRLGAQYELS, from the coding sequence ATGTACTTACATCAGTTCGACTATATCTTTGCCATCGGTATGCTCTTCGCATTCTTGGATGCTTGGAATATCGGTGCTAACGATGTCGCCAACTCCTTTGCATCCTCCGTCTCCTCCAGATCCTTGAAGTACTGGCAAGCCATGATCTTGGCAGCACTTTGTGAGTTATTGGGTGCCGTTTTGGCTGGTTCAAGAGTCTCTGATACTATCAGAAACAAGATTGTCGACGTCACtattttcaagaacgacCCTGCCTCTCTTATGATCACCATGGCCTGTGCTTTGGTTGGTTCTTCCGTGTGGTTGAGTATCGCTACATCGATCGGTATGCCAGTTTCCACCACCCACTCTATTGTTGGTGCTGTCATTGGTTCTTCCATTGCTGCCAAGGGTGGTCAACACATCCATTGGGGATGGAGCGGTGTTTCTCAAATCATTGCTTCATGGTTCATTGCCCCTATCTTGGCCGGTTGTTTCGCAACCATTGTTTTCCTTATCTCGAAGTTCTTTGTTTTGGACATCAAGGACTCTAGAAGACAATTGAGACACTCTATGTTGTTAGGTCCTGTCTTAGTCTTTGTTGCTTTTGCTATCTTGACCATGTTGATTGTCTGGAAAGGTTCTCCAAAGTTGGGATTGAGCAATTTGCCAACCGGAACCATCTTGGCTGCCATCTTCGGTACTGCTGCAGTTGCCATGGGTGTCTACATACTTTTCCTCTTCCCTtactacagaagaaagcttGTCCATGAAGATTGGACCTTAAAATGGTATGATATCTTCAGAGGtccaatcttcttcttcaagtccaCTGACGACATTCCTCCAATGCCAGAAGGACATGAATTGACCATCGATTACTACGAAGGTAGAAGATACGACGAGGCTGGTAACAGAATCGCCTTACGTACTTCGAAGAATACTCCTGTCGAACAAGCCACTGCATCAATTGAATCTTCCGACCTCGAAAAGAAGGATGGCGATGTCGTTGAAAATGGTGACATCgttgaaaaaattgaaccagttgaagaaaagaagcaaacCACAAGGCAATTGTGGTGGTCACTTCTTAAGCAACCTTCCAAATGGCCATACTTGTTGTGGTTGGTACTCTCTCATGGTTTCACTCAAGATGTTATCAACAACCAAAACAAACAAGATATGTTGACAGGTGACTTGTCTGGTATGCATCAAAGATCCAAGTACTACCCTAACAAGATTGAATACATGTACTCTATCTTGCAAGCCATCACTGCAGGTACCATGTCCTTTGCTCACGGTTCCAACGATATTGCTAACGCTGCTGGTCCATTATCTACTATCTACCTTATCTGGACCACCAACAAGGTGGATTCTAAGGCTCCAGTCCCCTTGTGGGTTCTTGGTTACACTGCTGCTGCCTTAGTTATCGGATGTTGGACTTACGGTTACAGAATCATGGCCAACTTGGGTAACAagttgattttgcaatcgcCATCTAGAGGTTTCTCTATTGAATTGGGAGCTGCTGTTACCACCGTTATTGCCTCTCAATTAGCCATCCCAGTCTCCACCACCCAATCTGCAGTTGGTGCTACTGTCTTCATTGGTTTATGTAacatggaattgaagactGTCAACTGGAGAATGGTTCTCTGGTGTTACTTGGGTTGGATTTTTACCTTGCCATGTGCTGGTTTGATTGCCGGTCTCATCAATGGTATTATCATCCACGCTCCAAGATTGGGCGCTCAATACGAATTGTCTTAG